A genomic window from Silene latifolia isolate original U9 population chromosome Y, ASM4854445v1, whole genome shotgun sequence includes:
- the LOC141628876 gene encoding uncharacterized protein LOC141628876 codes for MRKPELSGRMSKWSIHLSGYDIRYDPRTAIKSQALADFVSDFSPAIQNMADEEILTLKGNQEGDLIAHAVRSEFKANNNETDYEALILGMQVALELGIRNLQVFSDSLLIVNHVNDEYIARDSKMVAYLKVAKELKQKFRDFKLKQVPKDQNVEADALETVGATFKPTELANIPIAHVLEPSIQKLEEADKGELEDQQDGTSKHRWPDSCPARRSAS; via the exons ATGAGGAAGCCTGagctatcaggcagaatgtcaaaatggtccaTACACCTTAGTGGGTACGACATCAGGTATGATCCAAGAACGGCAATAAAATCGCAGGCACTGGCAGATTTTGTGTCAGATTTCAGCCCAGCTATCCAAAATATGGCAGACGAGGAAATCCTAACCCTCAAAGGAAACCAAGAG ggagacctgatagcgcatGCAGTACGAAGTGAATTTAAGGCAAATAACAATGAAACAGATTATGAAGCCTTAATACTAGGAATGCAGGTAGCCCTGGAGTTGGGAATCAGAAATCTACAGGTATTCAGTGACTCCTTACTGATAGTTAACCATGTGAATGATGAATATATAGCCAGGGACTCAAAGATGGTAGCCTACCTAAAAGTGGCAAAGGAGCTCAAACAAAAATTCAGAGATTTCAAGCTAAAGCAGGTCCCCAAAGACCAGAATGTGGAGGCAGATGCCCTAGAAACTGTGGGGGCAACCTTCAAACCAACCGAGCTGGCTAACATCCCCATCGCACATGTGTTGGAACCATCAATCCAAAAATTAGAAGAAGCAGATAAAGGAGAACTGGAAGATCAGCAAGACGGGACTAGCAAGCACAGATGGCCAGACAGCTGTCCCGCCAGACGATCAGCCAGCTGA